A genomic window from Nicotiana sylvestris chromosome 11, ASM39365v2, whole genome shotgun sequence includes:
- the LOC138881376 gene encoding uncharacterized protein, with protein MKAQALAVYLAENPVDEEYEPLRTYFPDEEVMYIDKVEQDEKPDWKIFFDGAANMKGVGIGAMLISEIGHHYPITAQLRFYCTNNMAEYEACILGLRLAVDMGVQEVLILEDLDLLVHQIQGEWETQDLKVIPYRQCLHDLCQRFRSVEFKHIPRIHNKVVDSLATLESMLHHPDKAYVDPLHIQVRDQHAYPNVVEEELDGEPWFHDIQEYIKMGVYPV; from the coding sequence atgaaagcccaagcattggccgtttatttggctgagaacccggtggatgaagagtatgagccattgagaacttattttcctgatgaagaggtaatgtaTATTGACAAGGTGGAGCAGGATGAGAAGCCAGAttggaaaattttctttgatggagctgctaacatgaaaggtgtcggaaTAGGGGCTATgctcatttctgaaatagggcatcactaccctattacggcccaacttcgtttttattgtaccaacaatatggctgagtacgaggcatgtattttgggtttgaggctagCTGTAGACATGGGAGTCCAGGAAGTATTGATTTTGGAAGATTTGGATCtgttggtgcaccagattcagggagaatgggagactcagGATTTAAAGgtcataccgtatcgacaatgtttgcatgatctttgtcaacgattcagatcagtagagttcaAGCATATTCCTAGGATTCATAATAAGGTTGTCGATTCCTTGGCTACCTTGgaatcaatgttacaccatccggataaggcttatgttgaccctctacatattcaagttcgtgatcagcatgcttatccTAATGTGGTTGAAgaggaacttgatggtgaaccgtggttccatgatattcaGGAATACATCAagatgggggtgtatccggtaTAG